The Aspergillus chevalieri M1 DNA, chromosome 5, nearly complete sequence genome includes a region encoding these proteins:
- a CDS encoding uncharacterized protein (COG:Q;~EggNog:ENOG410PM5U;~InterPro:IPR001128,IPR036396;~go_function: GO:0005506 - iron ion binding [Evidence IEA];~go_function: GO:0016705 - oxidoreductase activity, acting on paired donors, with incorporation or reduction of molecular oxygen [Evidence IEA];~go_function: GO:0020037 - heme binding [Evidence IEA];~go_process: GO:0055114 - oxidation-reduction process [Evidence IEA]), with translation MAQYQPTFLPECCKLRTTLNQARRIPNPVSEKRWENNRQACKAGQRLSKVADTIGWMDEAAKGQPKGVATAQLGLSLAAIHTTTEMASGLISDLCANPEYFEALRNEVISVLGDKGWSKRALHDLKLMDSVMKESQRHHFGDIGKALVSGMSSPTSC, from the exons ATGGCTCAGTATCAGCCAACA TTTTTGCCGGAATGCTGCAAGCTCAGAACAACACTCAACCAGGCGCGGAGAATCCCCAACCCCGTTAGCGAGAAACGCTGGGAAAACAATCGCCAGGCCTGCAAGGCTGGACAGCGTCTTTCCAAGGTTGCAGACACCATTGGCTGGATGGATGAAGCCGCTAAAGGACAGCCAAAAGGCGTGGCGACGGCTCAGCTTGGTCTCTCACTTGCCGCCATTCATACCACGACCGAGATGGCGAGCGGTCTCATCAGTGACCTCTGCGCCAACCCCGAATATTTTGAAGCGCTGCGCAATGAGGTCATCTCGGTTCTGGGAGACAAGGGTTGGTCAAAGAGGGCTCTGCATGATTTGAAACTCATGGATAGTGTAATGAAGGAGTCACAGAGACATCACTTTGGCGATATTGGTAAGGCCCTAGTCTCTGGAATGTCGAGCCCGACAAGTTGCTAA
- a CDS encoding copper acquisition factor BIM1-like domain-containing protein (COG:S;~EggNog:ENOG410PNID;~SECRETED:SignalP(1-19)), giving the protein MEFRLVLTLALLLLGLVDAHTVIVYPGYRGNNLITNGTIEEANGLGAASQNGSMIYPYGMEWIYPCGGMPTSTNRTKWPIRGGAISLQPGWFPGHSSGFMYMNMGFGTVPANMSNAMIKPFAFEGPSNLPYPGTICLPQVPLPAGHTVNVGDNATIQVVLAAQHGAALYNCVDITFAEPEDVAEVTRDNCFNSSDITFQDIYRTAPLNNVSGSGAGQVVRARWVELVPLVVAVVVGLW; this is encoded by the exons ATGGAATTCCGGCTTGTGCTTACCTTGGCTCTTTTGCTTCTCGGGCTTGTCGATGCCCATACTGTGATTGTCTACCCTGGCTATCGAGGGAATAACCTCATAACAAACGGAACTATCGAGGAGGCAAATGGTCTCGGTGCCGCGTCGCAGAATGGCTCTATGATCTACCCATACGGCATGGAATGGATCTATCCAT GCGGCGGAATGCCCACCTCTACCAACCGCACAAAATGGCCCATCCGCGGAGGTGCTATCTCCCTCCAACCGGGCTGGTTCCCCGGCCACTCCTCGGGCTTTATGTACATGAACATGGGCTTCGGTACTGTCCCAGCCAACATGAGCAACGCCATGATCAAGCCGTTTGCCTTCGAGGGACCTAGTAACCTGCCGTACCCGGGGACGATTTGTTTGCCGCAGGTGCCGCTGCCGGCGGGACATACGGTGAATGTTGGCGATAATGCGACGATTCAGGTGGTGTTGGCGGCGCAGCATGGGGCTGCTTTGTATAAT TGTGTCGATATTACATTCGCAGAGCCGGAAGATGTCGCGGAGGTGACGCGGGATAATTGCTTTAACTCGAGCGATATCACGTTCCAGGATATCTATAGGACGGCGCCGTTGAATAATGTGTCTGGGTCTGGGGCCGGGCAGGTTGTAAGGGCGCGATGGGTGGAATTGGTGCCgttggtggtggcggtggtggttggGTTGTGGTGA
- a CDS encoding SRR1 family protein (COG:S;~EggNog:ENOG410PPV0;~InterPro:IPR012942;~PFAM:PF07985), with amino-acid sequence MPHTTRPKKKQKPSQNRRTTITDDSGWSHVTTTTRARRTYRNTGQEKTTETEKEELKPAEAPSNLTLDGLQQQFNRHYERWTTSESWGVVRQNLLSLAHASTDISTSADANADAPTDISTEGIIENIICIGLGSPSGFLRGGWVDRRQVSLVQVAALVRIKELFQNVRVYTQDPVFNTLDKALFESLDLTVVDHPAGFEKVSERSFLFCPGTEKGHLEELLEKRPRALFGGPLEEMGDSDSVKAFLDGKVGKKVPIFEGDEKAFWGMRVYL; translated from the exons atgcCCCATACAACTCGTCCcaagaaaaaacaaaaacccTCTCAGAACAGACGCACAACCATAACCGACGATTCCGGCTGGTCGCacgtcaccaccaccacccgcGCACGGCGGACATACAGAAACACAGGCCAAGAAAAAACCACAGAaacagagaaagaagaattgAAACCAGCAGAAGCACCGTCAAACCTAACGCTAGATGGCCTCCAGCAACAGTTTAATCGGCATTATGAACGCTGGACGACGTCGGAGAGTTGGGGTGTTGTGAGACAGaatcttctttctcttgccCATGCATCTACGGACATATCTACATCTGCAGATGCAAATGCAGACGCACCTACAGATATATCTACAGAGGGGATAATAGAGAATATAATCTGCATCGGCCTCGGCAGTCCCAGTGGCTTCCTCCGTGGCGGCTGGGTAGACAGACGACAAGTCAGTCTCGTTCAAGTAGCGGCCCTCGTGAGAATAAAAGAGTTATTTC AAAATGTGCGGGTATACACCCAAGACCCCGTCTTCAACACCCTCGACAAAGCACTCTTCGAATCCCTGGACTTGACAGTTGTCGACCACCCAGCTGGTTTTGAGAAGGTGTCTGAACGGTCATTCCTTTTCTGTCCTGGGACGGAAAAAGGCCATCTCGAAGAGCTCCTCGAGAAGAGGCCCAGAGCGTTGTTCGGTGGTCCATTGGAGGAAATGGGCGATAGCGACTCCGTGAAAGCGTTCCTAGATGGGAAAGTTGGAAAGAAAGTACCCATCTTCGAGGGGGACGAAAAGGCGTTCTGGGGAATGAGAGTTTACTTATAG
- a CDS encoding putative transcriptional regulator (Cti6) (BUSCO:EOG09260NE0;~COG:B;~EggNog:ENOG410QDBI;~InterPro:IPR019787,IPR019786,IPR011011,IPR001965, IPR003903;~PFAM:PF00628) has protein sequence MTPRRSSRARTSQPSPAVFQHTNSSSSSSSMTRERSTRSNHKISSPQRSSTQRSQSTDDVDPKNDFPQTRQRRARGDEEQDPLRPEEGEEKEEEGDEEEEEEVTRCLCGQQEYPGLPPSRRETFGRSGRDERPSHPPTDGSDLMSDDIGSMFIQCDACKVWQHGGCVGIMDEAMSPDEYYCEECRKDLHQIRNEPNGQFSSSYLPVAPLSSPPPSSRDSSRDNNSRRSKDSKSRQNEASNPKRRSTMNSRDAAYDEEEQLRRAIEESKEENKSTADEVATRRGKRSRSDSEAFKQLPKRQRTSSPSPTAASKQGNSISQPASEDESKAKATTNGAKKQKPTSRNQREKETKEPEEPEPERPDTANRRKGRTDQNDESDHEVGSPTKAVVDEPEASQPSPGTPAPSAAPEPAPSRPSTRKSGRPPARRGGRVGRNQYTRDRDINGNGLDVGLTNSPRRGASHDNGADSPRPHVNGGESGKPSRPRYMHPQRTTMNEMKRRVAGILEFISRMQVEMAVAGENSSLAGNGDRPNGAADTADFGEGGMPPSAAASDGGESGPATDGESQSSKEKEFKELSSVEMMDVLTRHLMKWQQEYGRFGER, from the exons ATGACGCCTCGTCGCTCTTCTCGAGCCCGCACCTCCCAACCCTCGCCAGCCGTTTTCCAACATACCAACTCCTCCAGCTCGTCATCCTCCATGACTCGAGAAAGAAGCACCCGTTCGAATCACAAAATCTCCTCCCCTCAGAGGTCCTCCACCCAGCGGTCCCAATCCACCGACGATGTCGATCCGAAAAATGACTTCCCACAGACGCGGCAGCGCCGCGCCCgaggagatgaagaacaAGACCCGCTGAGACctgaggagggtgaggaaaaggaagaagaaggggacgaagaggaagaagaagaagtcaCCCGATGTCTCTGTGGACAGCAAGAATACCCGGGCCTGCCGCCCTCCCGTCGAGAGACCTTCGGTCGCAGTGGTAGGGACGAGAGGCCCTCACATCCACCCACTGATGGATCAGACTTGATGTCTGATGACATTGGCAGTATGTTCATCCAATGTGATGCCTGCAAGGTCTGGCAACATGGCGGTTGTGTGGGAATCATGGATGAGGCCATGAGTCCTGATGAATACTACTGCGAAGAGTGTCGGAAAGACCTCCACCAAATTAGAAATGAGCCAAATGG ACAGTTTTCCTCCTCGTATCTTCCTGTTGCGCCTCTCTCATCCCCGCCTCCCTCTTCACGGGACTCTTCCAGAGACAATAATTCCAGACGGTCGAAGGACTCCAAGTCTCGACAGAACGAAGCTTCGAACCCCAAACGCCGCTCAACGATGAACAGTCGCGATGCTGCgtacgacgaagaagaacagCTTCGACGTGCGATCGAGGAGAGCAAGGAAGAAAACAAATCGACGGCCGATGAGGTTGCAACCCGCCGAGGCAAGAGAAGTCGAAGTGATAGCGAAGC CTTTAAACAACTGCCCAAACGACAACGTACTAGTTCCCCATCTCCAACCGCCGCTTCTAAACAGGGCAATTCCATATCACAGCCTGCGTCCGAGGATGAGTCGAAAGCAAAAGCTACCACCAATGGCGCCAAGAAGCAAAAACCGACGTCACGGAACCAGCGCGAGAAAGAAACCAAAGAACCAGAGgagcctgagcctgaacGTCCAGATACTGCCAATCGTCGGAAAGGACGGACGGATCAAAACGACG AGTCAGATCATGAGGTCGGTTCTCCGACGAAAGCCGTGGTCGACGAACCCGAAGCCTCGCAACCCAGTCCGGGCACGCCAGCTCCTTCTGCAGCACCAGAGCCAGCGCCTTCTCGTCCATCCACGCGCAAATCCGGGAGACCACCAGCGCGTCGCGGGGGTCGCGTAGGACGCAACCAATATACACGAGATCGAGACATAAATGGGAATGGACTTGACGTTGGTTTAACAAATTCCCCGCGGCGGGGTGCATCACATGATAATGGCGCAGACTCGCCGCGGCCGCATGTTAATGGCGGCGAGTCGGGGAAACCAAGTCGTCCACGGTATATGCATCCACAGCGGACAACGATGAACGAGATGAAGCGTCGTGTGGCTGGGATCTTGGAATTTATCTCCCGTATGCAGGTCGAGATGGCAGTTGCAGGGGAGAATTCCAGTTTGGCGGGCAACGGCGATCGGCCAAACGGCGCCGCAGATACAGCGGACTTTGGAGAGGGCGGCATGCCACCATCGGCCGCCGCCAGTGATGGTGGAGAATCCGGGCCAGCCACAGATGGCGAATCTCAATCATCaaaggagaaggagttcAAAGAACTCAGCAGCGTCGAGATGATGGATGTACTCACGCGTCATCTGATGAAATGGCAACAAGAGTATGGCAGATTTGGAGAGAGGTGA
- the hexA gene encoding putative Woronin body protein HexA (COG:S;~EggNog:ENOG410PN96;~InterPro:IPR020189,IPR008991,IPR001884,IPR037318, IPR012340,IPR014722;~PFAM:PF01287;~go_function: GO:0003723 - RNA binding [Evidence IEA];~go_function: GO:0003746 - translation elongation factor activity [Evidence IEA];~go_function: GO:0043022 - ribosome binding [Evidence IEA];~go_process: GO:0045901 - positive regulation of translational elongation [Evidence IEA];~go_process: GO:0045905 - positive regulation of translational termination [Evidence IEA]) has translation MEQLYGAVLAIHHARRVANLDFDARVPIPFSVFPSSYRSDAANHHPPAPVPVNEPEPVAYPVEHHHHHHHDDSHSLVDREDTRTAAPALPDPAVYGKEEIPQEFVNHQYIEEPTPVHTPALVHAPHHPEPEQPFDNQLDLVESEYRRRTSPAASVISSSSNSYPSQELTPTYSQPYESHSVVSSSPSRVSYTPSQSPASSALQVYQPQTAIQNHPTSKMGYYDDDAPAAGGEIRAIERGGSKPAGEHVPIPCNYIRLGDILILQGRPCQVIRISVSPQTGQHRYLGVDLFTRKLQEESSFIDNPSPSVVVQTMLGPVYKTYRILDIYDDQTIVAMTESGDVRQGLQVVPQGDLFNRIRKAYAEGRGSVRAVVINDAGRELVVDYKVIHASRL, from the exons ATGGAGCAGCTGTATGGAGCTGTCCTGGCCATTCATC ACGCCCGCAGAGTCGCCAATCTGGACTTTGACGCCCGCGTCCCCATCCCCTTCAGTGTCTTCCCGTCGTCGTACCGGAGTGACGCTGCAAATCATCACCCGCCAGCTCCTGTTCCTGTAAACGAGCCGGAGCCTGTTGCGTATCCCGTtgagcatcatcatcaccatcatcacgaCGACAGCCACTCGCTCGTCGACCGGGAAGATACTCGAACGGCCGCTCCTGCACTTCCGGATCCCGCTGTTTACGGCAAGGAAGAAATTCCGCAAGAGTTTGTGAATCACCA GTACATCGAGGAACCTACTCCTGTCCATACTCCTGCTCTTGTTCACGCTCCTCACCACCCCGAGCCTGAACAACCTTTTGATAATCAACTTGACCTTGTCGAGTCTGAATATCGTCGTCGGACCAGCCCTGCTGCTTCCGTCATCAGCTCCTCTTCCAACTCTTACCCTTCTCAAGAGTTGACCCCTACCTACTCTCAGCCTTACGAGTCTCACAGCGTCGTCTCTTCGTCGCCTTCCCGAGTCTCATACACCCCCAGCCAATCTCCGGCTTCTTCTGCTCTTCAGGTTTACCAACCTCAAACCGCTATCCAAAACCACCCTACTTCCAAAATGGGTTACTACGACGACGACG CCCCCGCCGCCGGTGGTGAGATCCGTGCCATTGAGCGCGGTGGCAGCAAGCCCGCTGGCGAGCATGTCCCCATCCCCTGCAACTACATCCGCCTTGGCGACATCCTGATCCTGCAGGGCCGTCCTTGCCAGGTCATCCGCATCTCGGTCTCCCCTCAGACTGGCCAGCACCGCTACCTGGGTGTTGACCTTTTCACCCGCAAGCTCCAGGAGGAGTCGAGCTTCATCGACAACCCTTCGCCCTCCGTCGTTGTCCAGACCATGCTTGGTCCCGTCTACAAGACCTACCGCATCCTGGACATCTACGATGACCAGACCATCGTCGCCATGACCGAGTCCGGTGACGTTCGCCAGGGTCTCCAGGTCGTTCCCCAGGGTGACCTCTTCAACCGCATCCGTAAGGCTTACGCCGAGGGCCGTGGCTCCGTCCGCGCTGTTGTCATCAACGACGCTGGCCGTGAGCTCGTTGTTGACTACAAGGTCATCCACGCTTCCCGTCTGTAA
- a CDS encoding uncharacterized protein (COG:S;~EggNog:ENOG410PRKZ), which translates to MFRRRRSSSQHQPLASPSQTAHSAASHAFLKSQPSSSSLSSAAAAAALRSLTPTPQPVENVQTKRIQRRASIASQPNLRASQTHTLRRASSSSSMSNRTFRRDQSPGRPSTSQSHLMRRDAPPLPSLPPGYTSPKPSTSSRRSMSVSPTTRAMSPPRRMGTRGMSVGPAVMRSPPRSNGLGTVHELERSASRNSINFSYPMNSRPNSPSLPPSPEYQRQVPTSLAEQLSPPGSPVPKTANMPRTRAAADKRRSTGAQPSVGTAVAAAQAAIVPGATSTREQAPAPSRPVMVKRPSTVPEDYQGEEHAEAGTSNIDRANIGEQNRSRGPVTPEPQIIKSPPTPEQLSSPPPFNQIGSPASNRSVELEREPVKKSRARQPSASPGRSARFSTQLSVVGAGELHNPPPRSVSPVKSAMKHSSQGSMSPDRVGTIFRPGPPPSELSDGTSVGSDEGYRFRRKPAKVSFDDEAEIVGIAASPPTSPEDMLPPDSPPGWSKSKTTFFGLGKKKPTALDNSVGNDEFDEVLKPRPALPSFGSIRATRDTGAELPQPTQDEPSDTESIASSNSNIMVPGWSFSNDHALGGILANAQSPENAMNLTEKIEHPPLPAKTSENGNVDEVSEFVPEIRSAWVDGMQAAEFVPKPKQQASVPATPIPTTVAAINTNLAPAITVEPSSPELEKGRSSLEGYDVPGGFPRTSLEFIDPKTATEVTTPAAAPTPPPGKKKVKKKSHNCSGSESSAVFDEAGIPIPTGKRTDDDSDESVYSDAAEDFNGDGFGSINAIVDGQAAEETEQPMTGALDKTKPAGAELPSVPEEPQQMIGRAVSPPHDSLPWVPDSPDTVDEPLPFSSPYPPFPIKRKTTSKPRLVSGVVTRTNTRTNKVQRPVSAVAFAPEVTTNGAPRPMAAPERKRPVSMGPVPANGKGPVRETSTQRPMTGASGSSDGSQRPGAGSPTGKHTMRRTMRAHSQEPPKVQFSPSRQELPAEPRPMSPGLMATRMPTTLRGTGPNKSGKTSFFSTGKSPNRKKLSRAPGTLFSSPSRFEDSDGDDDEGPHKTFRSRFADSSDEDELGQNTMRPVRGIPRRHGMQDGESTELEDSSDEEKRRPGSSATAPARNISSPGPTDATAMAAVARSRGVSRDELEDFLHQPSRKPGILSRLNLRKGRNPEPKHHKVASEPVTENPAVNHQRGGSVTTIVTANNNDMQTMDIRGQRRGSRLLDGWPLRHDRKGVSEAGGDAGGDAITTASGAVASPEEPPQVNGNESGNRYTPGAAPSESVGPGDQVAGEGSHFKRQSTLARDVVIAGSGRKKRFPKLRKAFGLRN; encoded by the exons ATGTTCCGTCGCAGGAGGAGCTCCTCACAACATCAG CCCCTCGCAAGTCCATCGCAAACCGCTCATTCCGCCGCTTCTCATGCCTTTCTCAAATCGCAACCCTCCTCCAGTAGCCTCTCGTCCGCCGCAGCGGCCGCCGCTCTACGAAGCCTCACGCCGACCCCTCAACCCGTCGAAAATGTTCAGACAAAACGCATCCAGCGTCGGGCGTCTATCGCCTCCCAGCCCAACCTCCGCGCGAGTCAGACACATACCCTCCGCCGTGCCAGCAGCTCCAGTTCCATGAGCAACCGTACTTTCCGTCGCGATCAGTCTCCCGGTCGTCCGTCTACGAGTCAGAGCCATTTGATGCGCAGGGATGCGCCGCCGTTGCCGTCGCTGCCTCCGGGATATACGTCGCCTAAACCGTCAACTTCCAGTCGGCGCTCGATGAGCGTTTCGCCTACCACGCGAGCCATGTCTCCTCCGAGGCGGATGGGAACTCGTGGTATGAGCGTTGGTCCGGCGGTAATGCGGAGCCCTCCAAGGTCGAATGGCTTGGGTACTGTTCACGAGCTGGAGAGGTCTGCTAGCAGGAATTCGATCAACTTCTCTTACCCGATGAACTCGCGTCCCAATTCGCCGTCTCTCCCTCCGAGTCCAGAGTATCAGCGTCAGGTGCCTACATCGTTAGCGGAGCAGTTGTCACCGCCGGGAAGCCCGGTTCCGAAGACGGCCAATATGCCTAGGACGAGAGCCGCAGCGGACAAAAGACGGTCGACCGGAGCGCAACCATCAGTTGGAACGGCAGTCGCAGCGGCGCAGGCGGCCATTGTACCTGGTGCAACCAGCACTCGGGAGCAAGCCCCTGCCCCGTCGCGGCCCGTCATGGTCAAACGACCATCGACTGTCCCGGAAGATTACCAAGGCGAGGAACATGCAGAGGCGGGGACAAGCAATATCGATCGTGCCAATATCGGGGAACAGAATCGCAGCCGAGGGCCAGTTACGCCAGAGCCTCAAATCATCAAATCGCCTCCGACGCCTGAACAATTGAGCTCACCACCGCCTTTCAACCAGATAGGATCTCCAGCATCGAACCGTTCGGTTGAGCTGGAGCGGGAGCCTGTTAAAAAATCGCGGGCACGGCAACCGAGCGCCAGTCCAGGAAGATCGGCACGGTTCTCTACTCAACTGTCAGTGGTTGGCGCGGGCGAGTTACACAATCCGCCTCCAAGATCCGTGTCTCCCGTCAAGTCTGCCATGAAACACTCGTCGCAAGGGTCCATGTCTCCCGATCGAGTTGGGACAATCTTCCGACCAGGACCACCACCTAGCGAATTGTCGGATGGCACATCAGTAGGATCGGACGAAGGTTATCGGTTCCGACGGAAGCCGGCCAAGGTTAGTTTCGACGACGAAGCAGAGATCGTGGGTATAGCAGCGAGCCCGCCTACCTCGCCTGAGGACATGCTTCCACCAGACTCCCCGCCTGGTTGGTCCAAATCCAAGACCACGTTTTTCGGCTTGGGTAAGAAGAAGCCTACCGCGCTGGACAATTCAGTTGGTAATGATGAGTTCGACGAGGTGCTGAAGCCCCGGCCGGCCCTCCCTTCGTTTGGCAGTATACGGGCCACAAGGGATACTGGTGCTGAGCTTCCTCAACCGACCCAGGATGAACCCAGTGACACCGAGTCCATCGCGTCGTCGAATTCTAATATCATGGTACCGGGCTGGTCCTTCTCAAACGATCACGCTCTCGGAGGAATCTTGGCGAATGCCCAGTCGCCGGAGAATGCTATGAACCTCACGGAAAAAATTGAACACCCGCCATTGCCTGCCAAGACTTCCGAAAACGGAAATGTTGATGAGGTCAGCGAGTTTGTTCCAGAAATACGCTCTGCGTGGGTGGATGGAATGCAGGCTGCAGAATTCGTGCCAAAGCCAAAACAACAGGCGTCTGTACCTGCTACTCCAATTCCTACTACTGTTGCTGCTATCAATACGAACTTGGCTCCTGCAATCACTGTTGAGCCATCGTCACCTGAGCTTGAAAAGGGACGGTCGAGTCTGGAAGGCTATGATGTCCCCGGAGGATTCCCTCGGACGTCGTTGGAGTTTATCGATCCGAAAACGGCGACAGAGGTGACGACTCCGGCAGCAGCACCGACGCCGCCGCCTGGCAAAAAGAAAGTCAAGAAAAAGTCTCACAACTGCTCAGGCTCCGAGTCGTCTGCGGTCTTTGACGAGGCAGGAATACCGATTCCAACCGGCAAGAGAACTGACGACGATTCAGATGAAAGTGTTTACAGTGATGCAGCAGAGGACTTCAACGGAGACGGATTTGGATCTATTAATGCCATAGTGGACGGTCAAGCAGCTGAGGAAACAGAGCAGCCTATGACTGGGGCTTTGGACAAAACGAAGCCAGCAGGGGCTGAACTGCCCAGTGTGCCGGAGGAACCGCAGCAGATGATCGGTCGTGCGGTCTCTCCTCCGCATGATTCCCTTCCATGGGTTCCTGATTCGCCAGACACGGTCGACGAACcccttcctttctcttcgcCCTACCCGCCGTTCCCGATCAAGCGCAAAACTACGAGTAAACCGAGACTTGTATCAGGGGTGGTTACAAGAACAAACACGAGGACCAACAAGGTCCAACGACCTGTATCAGCGGTGGCTTTCGCTCCAGAGGTTACTACGAACGGTGCCCCGCGACCGATGGCCGCCCCAGAGCGAAAGAGGCCGGTGTCAATGGGTCCAGTTCCCGCCAATGGCAAAGGCCCTGTCCGCGAGACTAGCACCCAGAGGCCGATGACGGGCGCCAGCGGTTCGTCTGACGGCTCCCAGCGACCAGGGGCTGGCTCGCCTACTGGGAAGCATACCATGCGACGCACCATGCGGGCTCATTCTCAAGAGCCACCAAAGGTGCAGTTCTCGCCAAGCCGACAGGAATTGCCTGCGGAACCCCGGCCAATGTCGCCGGGGTTAATGGCGACCAGGATGCCTACTACGCTACGCGGAACCGGGCCAAACAAGAGCGGAAAGACTTCGTTCTTCTCGACGGGCAAGTCGCCTAACAGAAAGAAGCTCTCGCGAGCTCCCGGGACGTTGTTCTCCTCGCCGTCCCGGTTTGAGGACTCTGACGGTGACGACGACGAAGGTCCGCATAAGACCTTCCGCAGTCGGTTTGCAGATTcgagtgatgaggatgaacttggaCAGAACACCATGCGCCCCGTACGAGGCATTCCTCGTCGCCATGGCATGCAGGATGGTGAATCGACGGAACTCGAGGACAGCTCAGATGAAGAGAAACGACGTCCCGGGTCGTCAGCGACGGCGCCCGCACGGAACATTAGCAGCCCCGGGCCAACCGACGCGACCGCCATGGCCGCAGTAGCGCGATCTCGCGGTGTGAGTCGCGATGAGCTGGAGGATTTTCTCCACCAGCCAAGTCGCAAGCCGGGGATCCTCAGTCGACTAAATCTCCGCAAAGGGCGGAATCCCGAACCCAAGCATCACAAGGTGGCCTCAGAACCAGTGACTGAGAACCCAGCGGTAAATCACCAGCGCGGAGGTAGCGTGACGACCATAGTAACGGCCAATAACAACGACATGCAGACAATGGACATCAGAGGGCAGCGGCGGGGATCTCGTCTTCTAGACGGATGGCCGTTGCGGCACGACCGGAAGGGCGTTTCCGAGGCTGGCGGCGATGCCGGGGGTGATGCAATTACAACCGCTAGTGGTGCGGTGGCATCGCCGGAGGAACCACCCCAGGTGAATGGTAACGAGAGCGGGAACAGATATACTCCGGGGGCTGCACCGAGCGAAAGCGTGGGACCCGGGGATCAGGTGGCTGGCGAGGGAAGCCATTTCAAGCGCCAGAGCACGCTCGCACGGGACGTGGTGATCGCAGGGTCGGGGCGTAAGAAGCGGTTCCCGAAGCTGCGTAAGGCGTTTGGGTTGCGCAATTGA